In Myxococcales bacterium, the DNA window CCTGCCCGGCATCGTCGGACACAGCCTGGCCATGCCCGACATCCACTGGGGTTACGGCTTCCCGATCGGGGGCGTCGCCGCGGTCGATGCCGGGAGCGGCGCGGTGAGTCCGGGTGGCGTCGGCTACGACATCAACTGCGGCTGCCGTGTGATCACGACGCGGCTGCACGTCGATGACGTGCGGTCGCGCATGCCGGAGATCGTCAAACAGCTCTTCGCGGCCATCCCCACCGGCATCGGAGCGAACCACGCCATCGAAAAGCTGTCGAAGCGAGAGCTCGAGAAGGTGATGACCGAGGGCGCCGCCTGGGCCATCGCGCGGGGATATCGCGCGGGGGCGGACGACGCCGAGCAGTGTGAAGAAGGGGGTTTCCTCGCCGGCGCAGCTCCCGACGCCGTCAGCGAACGCGCGCGGGAGCGGGGTGCGGATCAGCTGGGGACGCTCGGCAGCGGGAATCATTTCCTCGAGGTGCAGCACGTCGCGGAGCTCTACGACACCGAGGCGGCCGCAGCGTTCGGGCTGCGCGAGGGTGAATTGACGTTGATGGTGCACTCCGGCTCGCGCGGGCTCGGCCACCAAGTGTGTGACGAGACGCTGCACGGGCTCTCGCGTTGTTACACGAAGTTCGGCCCCGACTACGCTGCTCTGCCCGATCGGCAGCTGGCCTGCGCGCCCATCGATTCCGACATCGGGAAAAAGTATCTCGGAGCCATGCAGGCCGCGGCCAACTTCGCCTGGGCCAACCGCCAGGTGATGACAGGCCTCGCCGTCGACGCGGTGGCGCGCGCTCTCGGTGTGCCCGTAGACGACGTCGGAGCGCGGCTGCTCTACGACGTCTGTCACAACATCGCAAAGTTCGAGGACCACCTGGTCGACGGCGAGTCGCGGCGGGTGCTGGTGCATCGCAAGGGAGCAACGCGCGCCTTCGGCCCTGGCGACCCTCGCGTGCCCGAGGCGCAGCGCGCGCTTGGGCAAGCGGTGCTGATCCCTGGCGACATGGGTCGTTATTCGTTCGTGATGGCGGGCAACACGTCAGCGATGACCGAGACCTTCGGCTCCAGCTGCCACGGCGCCGGCCGCCTGCTCTCCCGCACCGCGGCCCTGAAAAAAGCCCGCGGCCGCCGCATCGAAGAGGAGCTACGCGCCCAGGGCATCGAGGTCATGGCCAAGGGCTACCGCACCCTCGGCGAAGAGATGAGCGATGCGTACAAGGACGTGAGGGATGTGGTCGACGTGATCGAGGGCGCGGGCGTTTCGCGGAAGGTGGCGAAGCTGGTGCCGCTGGGGGTGATCAAGGGGTGACGGGAGTGGAGGCGCTGCTGGCGCTTCAGGGTCCAGAGAGGAATCGCCGCGCGCTGGCGTCCGCCAGCGGTCGAGCGCGTCCGAGCAGGCGGGTGCCCAGCCGAGTAATGATGACCCGCCAAGCCCGGCGGTCGCCGACGGTGGGTCCGCGGTCGAGCAGCCCACGCTCACACAGGGACGCGACCAACCTGGAGGTGGTCGCCTCGTCCAATGCCGCGCGCTCGGCAATCGCGCGTTGCGGGACCGCGTCGTCGTAGTCGGCTTGGGCGGCGGCGGCGCTCAGCAGCACCAAATACTGCGTGTGCGTCAAGCCGACCGGGGCCAGGGCCCGGTCGAGGAGGCGCTGCCAACGCATGGCCGAGCTCCACAGAGCGAAGCCGTCGTTCACGGCGCGGGAAGCGGGGAGGGTGCGCGGCATTGGGGGGGGAACTCGTCTCCCAGATGCTTAGCATGACAAGCTATTCGTGGATGGAGGATCGGCGCCTTCTGCGTGGTTCATGCTCCTGAGGGGCGCCCGCTCGGCCTCGACATCAGCGCGTTCAGCCCGGTGACGGAGCACGACGTGCGCGTCGCACGAGCAGCAATCCGCGCACGAGCGGCAATCAGCACGAAGCGTGCAGGGCTGGCCACGCCAGGCGGGCAGACGACCGCACCGTGGGCAACCAGGGATCGCGCTCTGAGGGGCAATCGCAGGACAGCCGGAGCGCGTATACTGTGGGCGTGGCAGGGGACCCATACCGTGAGTTCGGCCCGGCGAGAGCGGCGGACGTGTCTCGACTCCGTCGCCGCACCGACTTGGCGCTCGGGGCCCGCGCGGCGGGCGCTTCGCTCTTGGCGAACGCCGCCTGGCTCTCGGCCTCCGCGCTGGAGTCGGGACCCGCCACGCGGCTCGTTAACCTGACCTTACCCCATCTCGCAGCGCTCCTCATGTTCGCAGCGGTCTGGATCGCGTTGCGCTCGTTGCGTGGGCTCTGGGCGTTCCTGCGGGCTGCGCTCCTCGTCCTATCCGCCGCCGACTTCGCTATCCTGTGTGCGCTGTTTTGGCCTCGCCCCATCGAGGTTCTGATCATTCACCTCTGGTTTGCGTCGGCTCTGGCAGTCGGCGCGTTCGCGACGAGTACGCTGAGCTGGCATTGGCGGGGCCAGCGGGGGCTCTCGCTGGCGGCGGGCTCAGCCGGCTGCGCGTTCGTCGTGCTGTTCGCCCGGGTCTGGCTCGGGTGGGACCGAGTGTGGCCAATGTCCGACGATGCACAGCAAGCTACGTTCTTGCTGCTGGCTGCGATAGTCGGGCTCGCTGGCTGCGTTGCGCTGCTCGCGCTCGGGCGATTGCCGGTCGCGCATGAGGAGACATGGCTGCTGCGTGGGGCGCTTCCTACTCGTGACGTCGCGAAGCTACTGACGTTTCCCGATGGCTCCGCTCACGTCTACCTGTCCCACGGTGCACCTCGCGAGTTCGTCGGGCTCGCGGACGCCATGGAGTGGTTGCTTGACAACGACTACATGGAGGAGGATCCGCGGCGGTTCGCGACGCACCGGAAAACCTCTGCTGGATGAACCAGCAGAGCTGCGTGGTCTCGGGAACGATGTCGGCGTCGGCCGACAAGCCTTGCAACGAGTTCATAGGCTCCAGTGGGATGCGCGATGTCGGTCGAGGCATGGGCATCCGTTGCTGTGCCGACGCCGTCGCCGAACCGTGACTCGGCGTACGCCAGCACGCGACGTCCAATGAACGCGTCCAACGCCGCTACGGCTGTGCAGGCTTCCGCTGGAAACCATGATTGAACTTGCCCATGTCGTGCAGGGCTGCGACTCGCCTTCGCAGAATGGCCAGAGCGCCCGCAACACGGAAGCTCACGACACCGTCATCGAAGGAATGTGATCCAGTCACGGAACGACCCGTCCCCCCCACGCGCGCCGCGCGCGCCATCAGCACGTCGCCATGGTCTTGCAACGACTTCAACCGGCGCGCGCTGCCGCGTAAGGGGGGGACCGACGAGCGCAGCGAGGCGAGGCGGGGGCAACACGAGAAGGCGCGGGCGTGTCGCGGAAGGTGGCGAAGCTGGTGCCGCTGGGGGTGATCAAGGGGTGACGGGAGTGGAGGCGCTGCTGGCGCTTCAGGGTCCAGAGAGGAATCGCCGCGCGCTGGCGTCCGCCAGCGGTCGAGCGCGTCCGAGCAGGCGGGTGCCCAGCCGAGTAATGATCACCCGCCAAGCCCGGCGGTCGCCGACGGTGGGTCCGCGGTCGAGCAGCCCACGCTCACACAGAGACGCGACCAACCTGGAGGTGGTCGCCTCGTCCAATGCCGCGCGCTCGGCGATCGCGCGTTGCGGGACCGCGTCGTCGTAGTCGGCTTGGGCGGCGGCGGCGCTCAGCAGCACCAAATACTGCGTGTGCGTCAAGCCGACCGGGGCCAGGGCCCGGTCGAGGAGGCGCTGCCAACGCATGGCCGAGCTCCCACAGAGCGAAGCCGTCGTTCACGGCACGGGAAGCGGGGAGGGTGCGCGGCATTGGGGGGGACCTCGTCTCCCGGATACTTAGCATGACAAGCTTCTCGTGGCTCGGGGATCGGTGCCTTCGGCGTCGTTCATGTTCCTGAGGGGCGCCCGCTCGGCCTCGGCATCAGCTCGTTCTGCCCGGGGCACGGGCTCGTATGGAGGTGCGCACCGCCTCGGCAACCGGTCTCCGTCTCCACCACAGTCCCAGCGCTCCGAGCAGCAGCACGAGCCCCGCCGGCGCGCTGTCCGTCTCGAGCCGGCTGATGCTGCAGCCGGCATCGCTGTCGGTGCCGCCCTTGGCGCTTTTCGTGGGAGGGACCGGGTCGGGCTCGCCTTCGCTGGGAGTGCCCGAGGGCGGCGGCGGGGCCAGCGAGTCGTCGTGGACCCAGACTCCGAGCAAGTCGATCAGAAGATGGGTTCGGGAGTGCGCGTACACGCAAAGCCGGCCGTCGGGGCCAAGCGCAGCGACGCTGAGCGCGCCAACTGCTCCACCCCCCGGGAAGTTGAGGGAGGATGTGGACGGCACGTCGCCGCCACAAGCGTAGGCCGTCACGAAGCCAGCATCCGTTGCACCCACGGCGGTGATGTTGGCTACCACCGCCCACACACCTGCCGGCATGCCCGCTAGACTCTGGATCGGGAGCTCGATCACCTGGCCGTTACCCAGGCGGCCCTTGAAGGGCGTCGTATCGCTGCGAGTGTCGAGTAGTCGTCTCGGCTGCAATGCCTGATAGGACAGCGGACCGTCCGGTGACAGGTAGCCGGTTACGTCAACGACCAAGTCCACCCCTTTGATGGACCGGACGCAGAGCAGTCCCGAATCCCCCAATTTCGACAGGACGCTGTTGGCGACGACGTCGCCGGCCGCATAGTTGATGTTGCTGGTCTCGGTTGGCGCTTGGCCGCACGGGAATGCTTGGACGAAGCCCGGGGCGTCGCCAGCAATTACCGTCAGTGTCGCGACCACGCCCGTCGCGCCGGCTGGCGCGCCTACGTCGATCTCTTGGACGGTGTCGGCGATCAGAGGAGCAGCCGTGGAGCGCGTATCCAGCACGCGCACGGGCGGCGTCACCGTCAGACCCGCGCCAGTCGGTGTGAATACGCCGCTCAGGTCGGCGATCGCCTCCGCTTCCGACAATGCGTAGAACAGTACCTCGCCGCTGCTGCCGAGCACCGCCGGGACCGCGTTGCCTCGCACACCGCCCGCGTCGAGATTCAGGTTGGAGATCTCTGGCGGAGCGCCGCTAGGAAAGACGCTGAAGAAGCCGGGCTGTCCCGTGGAAATGCCAGTCAAGTTGAGCCACAGCGCGCTCGTCCCCGCGGGCAAGTTGCTGCTTTGGTAGCTGCTCGTCGACTTCGCTTGCAGCGGTCCCGTCGAGGTTCCATCGCCGCGAGTCAGGTCGGCACTGAGCGCGTCCTGACGAGTGTCGAATAGGCGCTTCGGTGTCACGAACGACAGACGTGCGGGCGACCCCTCGACCGTCACTGCGATCGCCGGAGCATCGGGGACCGCCTCGGCTTCGGGCGGCTCGGGGGGTGGGGGCTGTCCGCACTTCGGCGGGGCTCCCGGCAAACAGTCGGCGCCGTATGCCGCGCAGTCGCCCGAGGTGCAGTCCGAGTTGATGACGTTGGTACCTTCACAGTGCGCTTCACACACGCCGGTGTATGCGCCGGACGTGAAGAACGGAGTTTTCATGGCTGCGCCGTCGACGCTGAGTTCGATGTGCAGGTGGTCCGTGTGCGGGGCAGAGGCGCTACTGAGTAGTCCAAACCCCTTCTCGCCATTCCAAAACGCCTTGTCCCAAATCACGCGTTGGATACCGATGAACTCGGCGTGCTCCACCAGCCAATTCGCCACGGCATCACCGATGCCGTTGTTCGCGTCGCCGCCCTCCTGCGAGACCATCAGGTCGATGGCCCGACCAATGGCGTGCACGGAAAGCTGGGGAACGCTGGTCTTGGCGCTATTTTGCCGACAACAAAACAGGCCGCCGTAGCCGGTCCCCGGATACTTCGTGCGCAAGTACTGGTCGAGCGCTTTCGTCCCCGGGTAAGCAGGGGTGCAGGCTGGGTGCTTGCACGAACAAGCAAAGGGATTGGACGACGAGCACGAACCCAGCGGCGCGATGTTGGGGGGACCGACGACGGACACGTATTGGGTCGCTGCAATCGTCTTCGTGCTCGCCGGCGGATTCCACGGACCTGGGATCGTGAGCGGGCTCGCATGCGCTCCCAGCGACTCCCCGCTTCCCTCGTCGACTGTCGGTTCCGCCCCGCAGCCGCCGATCGTGCCAGCGACTCCTGCGGCCAAGAGCGACCAGAACGCGGCGCGCCCCGCACGGCGACTTGGCTTGGCTTGGTTCAGAGAACTCACACGGCAAGGCTATCGTCGTCGCTCCCGCTCGTCCAGCCGGGCGCAGTCACCAACGCCGCGCACAACGTCAAGATCGTCGACTGTCTTCTGTGAACTTCTGAGAACGAGAAGTGTCACTGACGGCGTCAGAATGAATTCGCTCACGGAAGCGGGGAGTGTGCGAGGCAATGGGGGGAACTCGTCTCCCAGATACTTAGCATGACAAGCTATTCGAGGATCGAGGATCGGCGCCTTCGGCGTCGTTCATGTTCTTGAGGGAAGGAATCGGTCTGCGCTGACCGAGTGAGGCTCAGCCCCCGGTGGGGAAGCCGGCGCACTTCGACTTGCACTGCGGGAGGCCGTAGCCGTCGAGCTTGAGCTCGCAGCTCTGCTTCACGTTGCCGCCGGCGCTGATCGACGCCGCGCATTCCTGCTGACAGGTGTCGTTGTCGCCACCTTCGGCCACGACGCAGGCGCACACCGAGCCACAACTGCCGCCACCACCGCTGCCGCTATCATCGCTCCCACACGAAGCGGAGAGAAGCGCACCGAGTGAAGCGAACGCCAGCACGAAGACCTTCCTGCTACCTTTCATCAGGCACCTCTGGCCCGAACCTATCAGGATTTTCGGGGCCGTTGCGTCCCATATCGAGTACCTTCGACGGATGACGGGGCGCGCGCTGCCGGTCCTGGACGCAGAGCAAGCTGGGGCTCAAAGGTCGCGAACCGGGTCCGGAAGTTCTCCAACCTGACGCCATGCCAGCTCGCTCACGCCGAAGCATTTCGCCTCGAGATCCCCTCCACCGCTCGTCCCGTCCCTCTTGGTTCCTGCTGGGAGCGTTCTGCGTCTCCGTGGGCTGCGCTGCCGAAGTTGATGACCCCGACAGCGAGACGCGCACGCTCAAGCTCAGCACACGCTGACCCCGGGCGGCGCGCTGATCGGGACTCCGCTCTACATGGCCTCCGAGATGGCGAACGGTGAGGTTGGGTTTGCGACCGACCTGTTCGCTCTCGGCATCCTTGCGCGCGAGATGCTCACCGGACATTACCGTTCAGCCAACCACCACTGCTGGCAGCACGCGCGGGACTTCCGCTTCGCCCCCAGCTCTGGGCATGGCTGCAGCCGCCGCTGGCGGCGTTGATCTCGGACTTGATGGCTGCGGATCCAGCGGAGCGTCCCTCTGCGCAGTCGCTGGTCGAGCGGCTCGCCAAGCTGTGACCGCCCACCTTCGTCGACAAGGTTGCACGCGGTGTCGGCCTTCACGCTCGGGGAGACGCGATACGACCGCGCAACCCTTGCGCGAGAATCGACTCGCCCCCGGTGTTAGACCCTTCGAGATTGGAGGTGAGCCGATGTCACGATTTGGAACCCTCTCCGCCTTTGCTGTGTCTCTGAGCTTTGTCGCGGTCTCCGCCTGTGGGTCCGACGACGCTGCCTCCGCTTCTGGCGACGGAAGCCTCGTCGCGTTCAAGGGCAGCACATGCAAGAAGGAGAACGCCGGAGCGCTGACCGCCGAGGACACCTACGCGGGGCTGCAGTGCGTGCGCTGGACGACCGTCGACGCGGACACCGTGAAGATCGAGCTCCTGAACTTCGAGGGCGGCTGCGGGGCGCAATGGAAAGGCGAAGCCAAAGCGGTCGACGCAGGGCTGGAGCTCCGCTTGGTCAACCCAGGTTGTCTGCTCGCGGCCTGCGGCAGCTGCATGTACGACTGGTCCTTCGACGTGCGCGCCAAGGGCGCCGCGGACCTGCCGCTCAGCATCGTGACCGACCCGTGCCCCGGAGAGCAGACCCCGGATCAAGACACGGCGACCCTTCCACTCGGGACGACCGCCGAAGGCGAGCTGTGTCGCTACGCCAATCACGGTGCTCTCGGCTGGCAGGCCATGGCGCTGTCGGCCTGCGGCAAGGCCTACATGCCGTGCCGCATTGGAGGTGGCATGTGCGAACCGAACGGCAGTGAGCCGGAATGCGATGCGGGGCTCACCTGTGCCGATGGCGCGTCCGCCACCGCGAAGGTCTGTCATGCGAATTGCACCGGAGACTCGGACTGCGCGCCGACCGGCACGATGAAGTGCGACGGCGGATTGTGCCGGCCGGCGAAGCCCTGGTGAGGCCCGCCGCCACGGCTGCATCGCGGTTCATTCCTTCGTAACGGAGCAGTGCCCGGGAGGGCTGCTCCATGTGGCCTGGCACTTCTTCGCGCCGTCCCAGCAGCCGTAGACGTTGCGCCCGCTCTTGGTGCGGAGGTTGGCCTCGAAGTGCAGGTCGCGACAGGGCATGCCCGACGTGTAGCCGGAGAGCTCGCAGGTCGTCCGGTCGAGGGTGTATTTGTTTTCGCCCACAGTCCAGGTTCCGCCCGCTTCCGCGTACTCTTGCGGGATCGTGAAGCTCTGGCTGATGGCACCGATGCTGCGGATGTTGCACGAGGTGTCGGCCTTCACGCTCGGACACGAAAAGCGCCACGTGCCCTGCGCGCCGCACGAGTCACCCGTTGGCTGGGCTGGTGCGGGGGGCGGAGCCGGGGGGCTGGTTTCGAGGGTTGGCTCACTCCGCTTGCAACAGAGCAGGAGCAGAAAGAGAAACATGGAACCGACACTCGCGGTCCCCCGGACGCTGTTGAGCACGAGCGGACTCTACGCCGGAGAATTTCGCTGCACAACCAAGTGGAGTCACCGCGGACGTCACACTCGCTGAGCGGTCCGAGTGAGCGCGCCCGCTAACCTGCGGTTGGCGCCACGCCAACCACAAGTCGGCGGAAGGGAGTCGGCGGAGGGGCAGAACGCGGAGAATAACCACATTCATGCGCTCGCGCGTGGTGGCTCGGCTCTTGCTCTTCTCCTCGCGCCATGGCGAGGTTTGCGGCGCTCAGCTTGGGTATCGGTTTGACGCTGGCGAGCTGCGGGGAAGCAGCGAGCGACGACGGCAGCGCCGGGCATGCGGGCTCCGACGCCGGAACGGGCACCGGTGGCACGACCGGTAGTGGAGGTGGCGCCGGAATGGATGGCGGCGCGGGGGTCACGTGCACTCCCTGCACACAGACGTCGGACTGCGGCCCTGGCGCCGCGTGCGTGCAGTATGCCGGGAGCGACTTCTGCGGGCGCTCGTGTGAAGGCGGCGCGTGCGGGGCGGGTGAGACGTGCGTCGACGCGATCACCGAGGATGGGGCCGGCGTCTCGGCGTGCGTCCCGGCCGACGGCACCTGTGGGTCGAGCGGATGCGGCGAGTGTCCCGCTGGAACGAGCTGCGATGTCATTCAAGGGATCTGTGTTGCACCAGAGCCGGATGGCGGCGACGACGGGGGTCCGGACGAACCCGACGGCGGGGCAGATGGCGGGCCGGATCAGGGCAGCGTCGGGCCCAACGGTGGAAAGGTGTCCGGCTTGTATTTCGCGGTCGTGGGCGACACGCGTCCCAAGAGCAACAACGCCACCGCCAGCTACCCGACCAGCAAGATCACGAAGATCTACAAGGGCATCGAGTCGCTGAACCCGCGGCCGCAGTTCGTCGTCGCCAATGGCGACTACATGTTCGCCAGTGGTCACGGGCCGGAGGGCGCAAAACAACTGAAGCTCTACATGGGCGCCCGCAGCAATTACTCGGGCACTGTCTTCGCCGTGCTCGGCAATCACGAGTGCAGCGGCGACGTGAACTGCGCCGGCGTCACCAACAACAACAGCTACAACTCCTTCCTCGACAATCTGATCCAACCGCTCGGCAAGACCAAGCCGTACTACGCCATCTCGATCGACGACTCGAGCGGCAAGTGGACCGCGAAGTTGCTGATCACGGCGTGCAACGCCTGGAGCCCGGCGCAGAAGACCTGGCTCCAGAACCAGCTCGGCAAGGCCACGACGTTCACGTTCGTGGCGCGGCATCAACAGATGGGCTCGGACGGACCCTGCAACAACGAGATGGACCAGATGCTCAAGGGCGCAAAGTACGACATGCTACTGGTTGGGCACATTCACACCTGGAACTGGGACGCCGGGAAGCGCCAGCTGATCGAGGGAGTAGGCGGCGCGCCCATCAACACCGCCGGCAAGAACTACGGGTTCGCAACCATCCGCCAGCTCGCGGGCGGCAGCTTCCGAGTACGGCAATACAACTGGGACGATCTGTCGATCGCCAAGAGCTTCACGGTGCCATGAGCATCGCGCGTCACCTGGTGTTCTGCGCCGTCGTACTGGGCGCACCCGCGGCGGGTTGTCAGTCGCAGCGCTCCGAGCCGGCGCCAGCGCCCAACCCTGCGGCCGCGCCCGCGCCAGAGTCGGCGACGACCCCCGGGCTCGTGCTCGTCGCCAAGCGGGGTACGCCGCTGGTGAACGGTGAGCTCGCTCAGCCGGTGTGGCATGCGGCTGCGTCGACGGCTCCGTTCGTCAACGTGCGAGGGCGTCAGCCCGTCGCCCACACTGACGCTTCCGCGAGTTGGGACGAGCAGGCGCTCCACGTCGCGTTCTACGTGGCAGACGACGACTTCCGGGCCAGCGATCGTGTGCGGCTCCAGTTCGGCGAAGGCGAGCTCGTCGATGCGTCGCCAGACGGTCGGCTGAAATGCCAGTTCCGCGGCGTGTCGGATTGCGCGGCCCTTGGGATCCAAGCCGGCTTCGACGTGGACGGCGACGTCGATGCGGAGGCCAGGGAGGACGAAGAGTGGGCCGTCACCATCGCAGTGCCCTGGCGCGCGCTCGCGCCCGAGGGCCGACCGGGGGAGCTGGCCGTCATGCTGAGACGCGACGAGCGTGAGAGTCGCCCGCCTTTGCACGAGATCTGGGGTGGGCGCCCCGGCATCATCCGTCTCGAGTGACCCGGCGCGCCGGCGCGGGGCTCGCACCAGCGAGCGTGGTGTGCAAGACGAACTGAGCGCAACCTGCGGGGGACTCCTGCATTGCGCTCGAGCGGCCCCTTGCGTTGCGCGGTGAGCGTCGCATTCGTCAGCGTCATTGTGCCGAGGTGACACACGCACTGCCGCGCTGCCGCGCGAAATCGTTTCGGACCAGCACGCGCATCTGGCAACCGTTTCGCGGTGCAGCTGGTTCTTGACCGCAATTTCTAGGCTGGACGCTGGCACGCGCAGTGCCTCCGCTGTTGGGATCCAGTGCGCTCGTGGCGCGGCGACGAGACTG includes these proteins:
- a CDS encoding metallophosphoesterase — encoded protein: MARFAALSLGIGLTLASCGEAASDDGSAGHAGSDAGTGTGGTTGSGGGAGMDGGAGVTCTPCTQTSDCGPGAACVQYAGSDFCGRSCEGGACGAGETCVDAITEDGAGVSACVPADGTCGSSGCGECPAGTSCDVIQGICVAPEPDGGDDGGPDEPDGGADGGPDQGSVGPNGGKVSGLYFAVVGDTRPKSNNATASYPTSKITKIYKGIESLNPRPQFVVANGDYMFASGHGPEGAKQLKLYMGARSNYSGTVFAVLGNHECSGDVNCAGVTNNNSYNSFLDNLIQPLGKTKPYYAISIDDSSGKWTAKLLITACNAWSPAQKTWLQNQLGKATTFTFVARHQQMGSDGPCNNEMDQMLKGAKYDMLLVGHIHTWNWDAGKRQLIEGVGGAPINTAGKNYGFATIRQLAGGSFRVRQYNWDDLSIAKSFTVP
- a CDS encoding MarR family transcriptional regulator, which translates into the protein MRWQRLLDRALAPVGLTHTQYLVLLSAAAAQADYDDAVPQRAIAERAALDEATTSRLVASLCERGLLDRGPTVGDRRAWRVIITRLGTRLLGRARPLADASARRFLSGP
- a CDS encoding RtcB family protein, which produces MNIELRQLNPFLWEIPRRGGMKVSGRVYLAGSQLERVRADKALEQVANVAHLPGIVGHSLAMPDIHWGYGFPIGGVAAVDAGSGAVSPGGVGYDINCGCRVITTRLHVDDVRSRMPEIVKQLFAAIPTGIGANHAIEKLSKRELEKVMTEGAAWAIARGYRAGADDAEQCEEGGFLAGAAPDAVSERARERGADQLGTLGSGNHFLEVQHVAELYDTEAAAAFGLREGELTLMVHSGSRGLGHQVCDETLHGLSRCYTKFGPDYAALPDRQLACAPIDSDIGKKYLGAMQAAANFAWANRQVMTGLAVDAVARALGVPVDDVGARLLYDVCHNIAKFEDHLVDGESRRVLVHRKGATRAFGPGDPRVPEAQRALGQAVLIPGDMGRYSFVMAGNTSAMTETFGSSCHGAGRLLSRTAALKKARGRRIEEELRAQGIEVMAKGYRTLGEEMSDAYKDVRDVVDVIEGAGVSRKVAKLVPLGVIKG
- a CDS encoding MarR family transcriptional regulator; the encoded protein is MRWQRLLDRALAPVGLTHTQYLVLLSAAAAQADYDDAVPQRAIAERAALDEATTSRLVASLCERGLLDRGPTVGDRRAWRVIITRLGTRLLGRARPLADASARRFLSGP